The following coding sequences are from one Paenibacillus sp. FSL R5-0912 window:
- a CDS encoding MFS transporter, with the protein MSGKVAQRMHINLASPFIVEMWVIIFLVEFVKGSLLVALLPVYMENILGLSVTVVGFAFALQYLGDNLFRSPFGWVMERIGYRWTMTGALLLILVAVGMIIYAKDATTLSIACLVLGIGTSPLWPCTMTGITELAGSTESGSSGAAMGAVEMASLAGTGIGPIIVNFMMDHGGQSYRTVFLVLMGFAAAVVAVALLLPSRIGGHAPHVVREMNPEGAAVPHTPLRPLQSLKRTWHQVRTSLKVSRLLFPALFLQAFAIGLMTPVVTLFARSELHVTPNQFSLLLIAGGGITVLALIPAGKLVDKIGTSVFLNIGFLLAACSLAFFSQVRWLPLAFVAVALVGISYALILPAWNAFLAKQVPKGERGTVWGLFLTLQGSGMVAGPVLSGKLWDSVSHSAPFLASAGVMVLLFGLHLLIVHRTKLKQGSAH; encoded by the coding sequence ATGTCTGGCAAAGTAGCGCAGCGTATGCATATCAATTTGGCCTCACCGTTCATTGTGGAGATGTGGGTTATTATTTTTCTGGTCGAATTCGTCAAAGGATCGCTGCTGGTAGCCTTGCTGCCAGTCTACATGGAGAATATTCTGGGCCTGTCGGTGACGGTGGTCGGCTTCGCCTTTGCCCTGCAGTATCTAGGGGATAATCTGTTCCGCAGCCCGTTCGGCTGGGTGATGGAGCGGATAGGCTACCGCTGGACGATGACAGGTGCGCTGCTGCTGATTCTGGTGGCTGTCGGAATGATCATCTATGCTAAAGATGCAACCACATTGTCCATTGCCTGTCTAGTCCTGGGCATCGGGACCTCGCCGCTATGGCCGTGTACCATGACCGGTATAACCGAACTTGCTGGTTCTACGGAAAGCGGCAGCAGCGGGGCGGCGATGGGCGCTGTGGAGATGGCGTCGCTGGCCGGTACCGGGATCGGTCCGATCATCGTCAATTTCATGATGGACCATGGCGGTCAGAGCTACCGTACGGTCTTTCTGGTGCTGATGGGCTTCGCCGCTGCTGTAGTGGCTGTAGCGCTGCTGCTGCCTTCTAGAATTGGCGGCCATGCGCCTCATGTCGTCCGTGAGATGAATCCCGAAGGGGCCGCAGTGCCGCACACGCCGCTGCGGCCGCTGCAGAGCCTGAAGCGGACCTGGCATCAGGTCAGAACTTCGCTGAAGGTAAGCCGGCTACTCTTCCCGGCGCTGTTCCTGCAGGCTTTTGCCATCGGACTCATGACCCCGGTGGTCACTTTGTTCGCCCGCTCCGAGCTGCATGTGACGCCTAACCAGTTCAGCCTGCTGCTGATTGCCGGCGGAGGCATCACGGTGCTGGCGCTGATTCCGGCGGGCAAGCTGGTTGATAAGATCGGGACATCGGTCTTCCTCAACATCGGCTTCCTGCTGGCAGCCTGTTCCCTGGCATTCTTCTCGCAGGTCCGCTGGCTGCCGCTCGCATTCGTTGCCGTGGCGCTGGTCGGAATAAGCTATGCGCTTATTCTGCCGGCATGGAATGCCTTCCTGGCCAAGCAGGTGCCCAAGGGAGAGCGGGGGACGGTCTGGGGCCTGTTCCTGACGCTGCAGGGCTCAGGAATGGTCGCAGGTCCCGTGTTGTCCGGCAAGCTGTGGGATTCCGTCAGCCATAGTGCGCCTTTTCTGGCCAGTGCAGGTGTAATGGTCCTGCTCTTCGGCCTGCATCTGCTGATTGTCCACCGGACGAAGCTGAAGCAAGGAAGCGCGCATTAA
- the gndA gene encoding NADP-dependent phosphogluconate dehydrogenase yields MSKQQIGVIGLAVMGKNLALNIESKGFSVSVFNRSPEKTHDLVAEAAGKNLVGTFSVEEFVQSLEVPRKILIMVQAGKATDATIEQLLPFLDQGDIIIDGGNAYFPDTVRRSKYLEDKGFRFVGTGVSGGEEGALKGPSIMPGGQESAYKLVEPILTAISAKVDGEPCCTYIGPDGAGHYVKMVHNGIEYGDMQLIGEAYHLLKDVLGLDAKELHNTFAEWNSGELDSYLIEITKDIFAQYDEETGKPMVDVILDAAGQKGTGKWTSQSSLDLGVPLSMITESVFSRFLSAMKEERVEASKVLSGPAAVAFDGDKAEFIENVRKALFASKIVSYAQGFAQLRVASDEYGWDLKYGELAKIWRGGCIIRSRFLQNITDAYANNADLKNLLLDPFFKDVMDNYQSAWRKVIASAVTLGIPVPGFSSALAYYDSYRTERLPANLLQAQRDYFGAHTFKRVDKEGVFHHNWLAE; encoded by the coding sequence ATGTCAAAACAACAAATCGGCGTCATTGGCTTGGCGGTAATGGGCAAAAATTTGGCTCTTAACATCGAGAGCAAAGGCTTTAGCGTATCCGTGTTTAACCGTTCCCCGGAGAAGACACATGATCTGGTCGCAGAAGCAGCAGGCAAGAACCTGGTAGGTACTTTCTCAGTAGAAGAGTTTGTACAATCTTTGGAAGTGCCGCGCAAAATTCTGATCATGGTTCAGGCGGGTAAAGCAACCGATGCTACCATTGAACAGCTGCTGCCATTCTTGGATCAGGGCGATATCATTATCGATGGCGGTAACGCTTATTTCCCTGACACCGTTCGCCGCAGCAAATATCTTGAGGACAAAGGCTTCCGTTTCGTAGGTACTGGCGTATCCGGCGGAGAAGAAGGCGCACTCAAGGGCCCTTCCATTATGCCTGGCGGTCAGGAAAGCGCGTATAAGCTGGTTGAACCTATTCTTACGGCTATTTCTGCCAAAGTGGACGGAGAGCCTTGCTGTACATATATCGGACCGGACGGTGCCGGACACTATGTAAAAATGGTGCATAACGGCATTGAGTACGGCGACATGCAGCTGATCGGCGAAGCGTATCATTTGCTGAAAGATGTGCTGGGCCTGGATGCCAAGGAACTGCATAACACCTTCGCAGAGTGGAACAGCGGCGAGTTGGACAGCTACCTGATCGAGATTACTAAGGATATCTTCGCGCAGTATGACGAAGAAACCGGCAAACCAATGGTTGATGTCATTCTTGACGCTGCCGGACAAAAGGGTACCGGCAAATGGACAAGCCAAAGCTCGCTGGATCTCGGCGTGCCTCTATCCATGATCACCGAATCCGTATTCTCCCGCTTCCTGTCTGCGATGAAGGAAGAACGTGTTGAAGCCAGCAAAGTGCTGAGCGGTCCCGCTGCTGTAGCCTTCGATGGTGACAAGGCTGAATTCATCGAGAACGTGCGTAAAGCATTGTTCGCCAGCAAAATCGTATCGTATGCACAAGGCTTCGCGCAGCTGCGTGTAGCTTCTGATGAATATGGCTGGGATCTGAAATATGGTGAACTGGCCAAGATCTGGCGCGGAGGCTGTATTATCCGCTCCCGGTTCCTGCAGAACATCACGGATGCCTATGCCAATAATGCAGACCTGAAGAACCTGCTGCTTGATCCGTTCTTCAAGGATGTTATGGATAACTACCAATCCGCATGGCGCAAAGTTATTGCTTCGGCCGTAACCCTGGGTATTCCGGTTCCAGGCTTCTCTAGTGCGCTTGCTTACTATGACAGCTACCGTACAGAACGCCTTCCCGCGAACCTGCTGCAGGCACAACGCGATTATTTCGGCGCCCACACCTTCAAACGCGTGGACAAAGAAGGCGTATTCCACCACAACTGGCTGGCTGAGTAA
- a CDS encoding shikimate kinase gives MYHRNIILVGMMATGKTTVGAMLAEELGYELVDLDAVITESEGRSIADIFAAGGEEAFRKIESAVLKRMLQGERRIISTGGGAVLAPGNAEVMLEQGLVVALTATEEAIIARVSGDENRPLLAGNAAERVHAIMEQRREAYRFAHCTVDTTELNVAEVSQYILMHYRA, from the coding sequence ATGTACCATAGAAATATCATACTCGTCGGAATGATGGCTACGGGGAAGACCACGGTAGGCGCTATGCTGGCTGAGGAGCTTGGATATGAACTGGTTGATCTGGATGCAGTGATTACGGAGAGTGAAGGCCGGAGTATTGCTGATATTTTTGCCGCGGGCGGCGAAGAGGCTTTCCGGAAGATTGAATCAGCCGTACTGAAGCGGATGCTGCAGGGTGAACGCAGAATTATCTCTACAGGCGGAGGCGCAGTGCTTGCACCCGGTAATGCGGAAGTTATGCTCGAGCAGGGACTTGTTGTGGCACTTACAGCCACTGAGGAAGCGATTATCGCCCGTGTCAGCGGGGATGAGAACCGGCCGCTCCTCGCCGGCAATGCTGCAGAACGGGTCCACGCTATTATGGAGCAGCGCAGGGAAGCTTACCGTTTCGCGCACTGCACGGTCGATACAACGGAGCTGAATGTGGCCGAAGTCTCACAATATATTTTAATGCATTACCGCGCTTGA
- a CDS encoding rhodanese-like domain-containing protein, with protein MNEIPQITPQELRERLASGEELVLIDVREDDEVAFGMIPGAQHIPMGQIPQQTDELPADTEIIFICRSGNRSQRVCEYLQQFGIKGSNLSGGMIEWNETEQA; from the coding sequence ATGAATGAAATCCCACAGATTACACCGCAGGAACTGCGTGAGCGGCTCGCTTCAGGCGAAGAGCTTGTTCTGATCGATGTCCGCGAAGACGATGAGGTTGCCTTCGGCATGATTCCCGGTGCGCAGCATATCCCAATGGGCCAGATCCCGCAGCAGACTGATGAGCTTCCGGCTGATACCGAGATCATCTTCATTTGCCGTTCCGGCAACCGCAGCCAGCGTGTCTGCGAATATTTGCAGCAATTCGGCATTAAGGGCTCGAATCTGAGCGGCGGCATGATTGAATGGAATGAAACCGAACAAGCCTAG
- the aroA gene encoding 3-phosphoshikimate 1-carboxyvinyltransferase, with amino-acid sequence MDVIVRPTPTLQGEFGALSSKNYTTRYLLVAALSEGVSTIYHPAHSEDSDAIRRCIADLGAVLTEDEEKIVVQGFGRHPRDVKELNVGNAGAVLRFLMAVAALSPEVTFVNTYPDSLGKRPHDDLIQALSQLGVEVEHHNGRLPITIRGGKPQGGRITVSGAVSSQYLSALLFLTPLLEDDSEIIVLDDLKSKVVIGQTLEVMEQAGITVHAAEDYMSFKVPGRQAYAAKSYTVQGDYPGSAAVLAAAAVTKSDVTIHRLAERSKQGERAIVDVLRMMEVPLTHENGTVHVQGNGILKAVEFDGDAATDAVLAMVAAAVFAEGTSRFYNVENLRYKECDRITDYLAELTRAGAKVEERRDEIIVHGTPEGVEGGVTINAHYDHRVIMALTVVGLRARQPLRIKDAHHVAKSYPQYFDHLRSLGANVEWVE; translated from the coding sequence ATGGACGTTATTGTTAGGCCAACGCCGACACTGCAAGGGGAATTCGGAGCTCTGTCATCCAAAAATTACACAACACGCTACCTGCTGGTAGCTGCCCTGTCGGAAGGAGTCAGCACGATTTATCATCCCGCGCACAGCGAGGACAGCGATGCCATCCGCAGATGTATCGCCGATCTCGGTGCTGTACTGACCGAAGATGAGGAGAAGATTGTAGTTCAGGGGTTCGGGCGGCACCCGCGTGATGTCAAGGAGCTGAATGTCGGGAATGCCGGCGCCGTGCTGCGTTTCCTGATGGCGGTTGCCGCGCTGAGCCCGGAGGTCACTTTCGTGAATACGTATCCGGATTCGCTCGGCAAACGCCCGCATGATGACCTGATTCAGGCGCTGAGCCAGCTTGGTGTAGAGGTGGAGCATCATAACGGAAGGCTGCCGATCACTATTCGAGGCGGCAAACCGCAGGGTGGACGGATTACCGTATCCGGTGCCGTTAGCTCACAGTATCTCAGTGCGCTGTTATTTCTTACTCCGCTTCTTGAAGATGACAGCGAGATTATCGTCCTGGATGATCTGAAATCCAAGGTGGTCATCGGACAGACGCTTGAGGTCATGGAGCAGGCCGGTATTACCGTACATGCTGCTGAGGATTATATGTCCTTCAAGGTGCCTGGCCGTCAGGCCTATGCGGCCAAGTCCTATACGGTTCAGGGAGATTATCCGGGATCAGCAGCTGTACTTGCTGCCGCAGCGGTGACCAAATCGGATGTGACGATTCACCGTCTGGCCGAGCGTAGCAAGCAGGGGGAACGGGCGATTGTCGATGTGCTGCGGATGATGGAGGTACCGCTCACGCATGAGAATGGTACCGTGCATGTGCAGGGCAACGGTATTCTTAAGGCGGTGGAATTCGATGGTGATGCCGCTACGGATGCTGTGCTGGCCATGGTGGCAGCGGCAGTGTTTGCCGAAGGGACATCACGCTTCTATAACGTGGAGAACTTACGCTACAAGGAATGTGACCGTATAACCGATTACCTGGCCGAGCTGACCCGTGCCGGTGCGAAGGTGGAAGAGCGCCGTGACGAGATCATTGTCCATGGCACGCCTGAAGGTGTCGAAGGCGGCGTAACCATTAACGCGCATTATGATCACCGCGTAATTATGGCGCTAACAGTAGTGGGCCTCAGAGCCCGTCAGCCGCTGCGGATCAAGGATGCCCATCATGTCGCGAAGTCGTACCCGCAATACTTCGATCACCTGCGTTCGCTGGGCGCGAATGTGGAATGGGTAGAATAA
- a CDS encoding GNAT family N-acetyltransferase produces MGRITTMTTAGPLSIVPLTEDDISPVSELYKIAITDAFEREGLGHLQGDIQQEVESKIRMATASLNPPNSDTWFWVARIDGGVAGTISYAPCGEDIRVCTGNQLDAVGELGSLYVLPEYQGQGVGSALIAMLMVFLREQGITQFCLDSGYRRAQTRWLRKFGEPYVIVKDYWGPDSVHMVWLCTVS; encoded by the coding sequence ATGGGTAGAATAACAACCATGACAACGGCAGGTCCATTAAGTATTGTTCCGCTCACTGAGGACGATATTTCGCCGGTATCGGAGCTTTATAAGATTGCAATCACGGATGCCTTTGAAAGAGAAGGATTGGGTCACCTGCAGGGTGACATTCAGCAGGAGGTCGAATCCAAGATACGAATGGCTACTGCTTCCTTGAATCCGCCGAATTCAGATACCTGGTTCTGGGTTGCCCGAATAGATGGGGGTGTCGCAGGCACCATTTCTTATGCACCCTGCGGAGAGGACATCAGGGTCTGTACCGGGAATCAGCTGGATGCTGTAGGCGAGCTGGGTAGTCTGTACGTTTTGCCTGAATATCAGGGGCAAGGGGTTGGGTCCGCTTTAATTGCGATGCTTATGGTATTTCTTCGGGAGCAGGGTATCACTCAGTTCTGCCTGGACAGCGGCTACAGACGCGCACAAACCAGGTGGCTGCGGAAATTCGGAGAACCCTATGTGATAGTTAAGGATTATTGGGGTCCTGATTCTGTCCATATGGTCTGGCTGTGTACGGTGAGCTGA
- a CDS encoding CoA-binding protein: MSFENPSREEIGDILAGAGNIAVVGLSDKTDRTSYMVAGAMQSRGYRIIPVNPSVDGEVLGEKCYHTLAEIPEPVDIVNVFRRSEYCAAVAQEAADIGARVLWLQQGIISQEAADIAAAHDMIAIMDRCIKVEEAITMKGRSRT, translated from the coding sequence ATGAGCTTTGAGAATCCAAGCAGGGAAGAAATCGGAGATATTCTGGCTGGAGCAGGTAATATTGCCGTAGTCGGCCTATCTGACAAAACGGACCGCACCTCTTATATGGTCGCAGGCGCTATGCAGAGCCGGGGGTACCGGATTATTCCGGTCAATCCGTCGGTAGACGGAGAGGTCCTGGGCGAGAAATGCTATCACACGCTGGCGGAAATTCCTGAGCCGGTGGATATTGTGAATGTATTCCGCCGCAGTGAATACTGCGCAGCTGTAGCGCAGGAAGCCGCAGATATCGGAGCGCGCGTGCTCTGGCTGCAGCAGGGCATCATTAGCCAGGAGGCTGCTGACATCGCCGCTGCACACGATATGATCGCCATCATGGACCGCTGCATCAAGGTGGAAGAAGCGATTACGATGAAGGGCCGGAGCCGGACCTAG
- a CDS encoding glucose PTS transporter subunit IIA: protein MNWLGSLQQLGRAIMLPTMVLPAAAILLSLGSLPWSAWGLSSVSEVTTYAGQGIFYFMPYLFAVGVAWGLSNQAGPAGLAALAGMFTYDRIVSNMGDGAVQPATLIGIILGIVAGVAHNRFKNIKLPEAIQFFGGSRFVLLFMGLFSALFAWVMLGVSPLLQQLLNDLFRVVQVTGGYGVFVYGVLYRVLTAFGLHHILNNVFWFQLGSFTTPDGSAVVQGDLPRFFAGDPTAGIFMAGLFPIMMFALPAIAFAIIQEAREDLKPKIKKTFLRAALVCFLTGVSEQIEFAFLFASPYLFALHVVMSGLAMVLTYSLGIHHGFSYSAGAIDFFLNLHLSQRAWLLIPIGIGYAIVYYNLFRWAIRRFQIPTPGREEGSELGDWAGNIPYQAPLILEALGGKENIVQVQACITRLRLTVHNDRFIDTGALKGLGSAGIIKLGGGNVQVVFGTYSELIREEIDKLMLRDLPQVLFSSPIQGRMMPIEEVPDHIFAAKLVGDGVAFFPEKGELVSPVFGKVMHVYPTMHAVGISTPEGLEVLMHIGIDTSQLKGPFEALVQEGDSVEPGQLLVRFDLAFLKEHAASLATPMVITNPDRVKSWSYAPFKNVKKGQSSVMSVVLHESNVGGIEA, encoded by the coding sequence TTGAATTGGCTCGGATCTTTGCAGCAGTTAGGCAGAGCCATTATGCTTCCTACCATGGTGCTTCCGGCGGCGGCCATCTTGCTGAGTCTGGGCAGCTTACCGTGGTCTGCATGGGGACTTTCTTCGGTATCCGAAGTGACGACATACGCGGGGCAAGGAATATTCTATTTCATGCCTTATTTGTTTGCTGTCGGTGTAGCGTGGGGATTGTCCAATCAGGCCGGACCGGCCGGACTGGCGGCGCTCGCAGGGATGTTCACTTATGACCGGATTGTTTCCAACATGGGAGACGGGGCTGTACAGCCTGCAACATTAATTGGTATTATCCTTGGGATTGTAGCCGGCGTAGCGCATAACCGGTTTAAGAATATTAAGCTGCCGGAGGCGATCCAGTTTTTTGGAGGGTCGCGTTTTGTACTGCTTTTTATGGGTTTATTCTCCGCGCTGTTCGCCTGGGTGATGCTTGGCGTATCCCCGCTGCTCCAGCAGCTGCTGAATGATCTCTTCAGGGTAGTGCAGGTTACCGGCGGATATGGAGTTTTTGTCTACGGGGTATTGTATAGAGTGCTGACGGCCTTTGGCCTGCATCATATTCTCAATAATGTATTCTGGTTTCAGCTGGGCTCCTTCACGACGCCTGACGGAAGTGCGGTCGTGCAAGGGGATTTGCCGCGTTTTTTTGCCGGGGACCCTACAGCGGGGATCTTCATGGCCGGGCTATTCCCGATCATGATGTTTGCCTTGCCGGCGATTGCCTTTGCTATTATTCAGGAAGCGCGCGAGGACCTCAAGCCAAAGATCAAGAAGACTTTTTTGCGTGCCGCTTTGGTCTGCTTTCTGACCGGGGTATCGGAGCAGATTGAATTCGCGTTTCTGTTCGCTTCCCCGTATTTATTCGCGCTGCATGTAGTCATGTCCGGCCTTGCCATGGTACTGACCTACTCACTCGGTATTCATCACGGGTTCTCCTATTCGGCCGGTGCGATCGATTTCTTCCTCAATCTGCATCTGTCCCAGCGGGCTTGGCTGCTGATTCCGATCGGGATTGGTTACGCGATTGTTTATTATAATCTGTTCCGCTGGGCGATCCGCCGCTTCCAGATTCCTACACCGGGCCGCGAAGAAGGGTCCGAGCTGGGAGACTGGGCGGGGAATATACCGTATCAGGCTCCGCTGATTCTGGAGGCGCTGGGCGGCAAGGAGAATATCGTACAGGTACAGGCCTGCATCACCCGGCTAAGACTCACAGTGCATAACGACCGTTTTATAGATACAGGAGCACTTAAGGGGCTTGGCTCCGCAGGCATTATCAAGCTGGGCGGCGGCAATGTGCAGGTCGTCTTCGGTACATACTCGGAGCTGATCCGGGAAGAGATCGATAAGCTGATGCTGCGCGATTTGCCGCAGGTGCTGTTCAGCTCGCCCATCCAGGGCCGGATGATGCCGATCGAAGAGGTGCCGGATCATATTTTCGCCGCCAAGCTGGTTGGGGACGGAGTAGCCTTTTTCCCGGAAAAAGGAGAGCTGGTCTCGCCCGTATTCGGCAAGGTGATGCATGTATATCCTACAATGCACGCAGTGGGCATTTCTACACCCGAAGGGCTGGAGGTGCTTATGCATATAGGGATTGATACTTCGCAGCTTAAAGGGCCATTCGAGGCGCTTGTACAGGAGGGGGACAGCGTGGAGCCGGGGCAGCTGCTGGTCAGGTTTGATCTGGCTTTCTTGAAGGAGCATGCCGCTTCACTCGCTACACCTATGGTCATTACCAACCCGGACCGCGTAAAATCCTGGAGCTATGCTCCATTTAAAAATGTTAAAAAGGGGCAGTCGTCAGTCATGTCTGTGGTTCTACACGAAAGTAATGTTGGAGGGATCGAAGCATGA
- the ptsP gene encoding phosphoenolpyruvate--protein phosphotransferase gives MIQGIGAAAGVAIGKAFVLPNWEWSLPDTQVNPVDLAKEFERLYEGIRTSKDEIEFIKREFREVVGPEESSIFDAHLAILDDPVFMSEIRGIIERQYKAAEVAVKEAIDHFVAMFDLLDDEYMKERAVDIKDVGNRLLKHLLGAPEVTLPSDTQPYILVAKELSPSQLAHLNPAYVLGIVTMMGGKTSHSSIMARALGIPLVAGLENKILTPIQTGDMLVLDGETGAVMLHPDESTVRDFTSRRAKQLKKREQLELLATVEAFTKDGVYLRLAGNISSVKELNMALKYGAEGVGLFRTEFLYMDRNTFPTEDEQFEVYKLVAEKVGKESVVIRTLDIGGDKHLDYFQLPEEQNPFLGYRAIRISLDRKDMFKTQMTAILRASHYGNVRMMFPMISSVEEVQAAKAVLEEVKSELDSRGIPYDRKLPVGIMIEVPAAVMIADLLAEEVDFFSIGTNDLVQYVLAVDRMNEQIAHMYHPYHPAVLRMIKMTVDAARSVGIDVSLCGEMAADERSLPLWLELGISVLSMSPQALLKVKHRTLNTLASEAREVAKLCFRNRTSSETEAQLSAFAGRSGITLGAGGDSKEKTS, from the coding sequence ATGATACAAGGCATAGGCGCCGCAGCAGGTGTTGCCATCGGGAAGGCCTTTGTCTTGCCGAACTGGGAATGGAGTCTGCCGGATACTCAGGTGAATCCGGTGGATCTGGCTAAGGAGTTTGAACGTTTATACGAAGGGATCCGCACCTCTAAGGATGAGATCGAATTTATCAAAAGAGAATTCCGTGAGGTCGTCGGACCGGAGGAGTCGAGTATTTTTGATGCCCATCTGGCGATCCTGGACGACCCTGTGTTCATGAGCGAAATCCGCGGTATTATCGAACGCCAGTATAAAGCGGCTGAGGTGGCGGTTAAGGAAGCCATTGACCATTTTGTAGCGATGTTCGATCTGCTGGACGATGAGTATATGAAGGAGCGAGCGGTGGATATCAAGGATGTCGGCAACCGTCTGCTGAAGCATCTGCTGGGTGCGCCGGAAGTTACCCTTCCGTCTGATACACAGCCTTATATTCTTGTGGCGAAGGAGCTCTCTCCGTCCCAGCTGGCGCATTTGAACCCGGCCTATGTGCTGGGGATCGTCACGATGATGGGCGGCAAGACTTCGCATTCCTCCATCATGGCACGGGCGCTCGGCATTCCGCTGGTCGCCGGCCTGGAGAACAAAATCCTTACCCCGATTCAGACCGGGGACATGCTGGTGCTCGACGGTGAGACCGGAGCTGTGATGCTCCATCCGGATGAGTCCACCGTGCGGGATTTCACCTCCAGACGTGCCAAGCAGCTCAAGAAGCGGGAACAGCTGGAGCTGCTCGCTACCGTTGAAGCTTTCACCAAGGACGGCGTATACCTGCGTCTGGCCGGCAATATCAGCTCTGTGAAAGAGCTTAATATGGCGCTGAAATATGGAGCCGAAGGTGTGGGGCTGTTCCGTACGGAGTTTCTGTATATGGATCGTAATACGTTCCCGACGGAAGATGAACAGTTTGAAGTCTATAAGCTTGTAGCTGAAAAAGTCGGCAAGGAGTCTGTCGTCATCCGCACCCTTGATATCGGAGGAGACAAGCATCTGGATTACTTCCAGCTGCCGGAGGAGCAGAATCCGTTCCTCGGCTACCGCGCCATCCGCATCAGTCTGGACCGCAAGGACATGTTCAAGACGCAGATGACAGCCATTCTGCGGGCCAGCCATTACGGTAATGTCCGGATGATGTTCCCAATGATCTCCTCCGTTGAAGAGGTTCAGGCTGCCAAAGCGGTGCTGGAGGAAGTGAAAAGCGAGCTGGACAGCCGTGGGATTCCATATGACCGCAAGCTGCCTGTAGGCATTATGATTGAGGTTCCAGCCGCCGTCATGATTGCCGATCTGCTGGCGGAGGAAGTGGATTTCTTCAGTATCGGCACGAATGATCTGGTGCAGTACGTACTCGCTGTGGACCGGATGAATGAGCAGATTGCCCATATGTATCATCCCTACCATCCGGCAGTGCTGCGCATGATCAAAATGACAGTAGATGCGGCCCGCAGCGTGGGGATCGATGTCAGTTTGTGCGGTGAGATGGCCGCAGATGAACGGTCATTACCGCTCTGGCTGGAGCTCGGAATTAGTGTGCTGAGCATGTCGCCGCAGGCGCTGCTTAAGGTAAAGCACCGTACCCTGAACACGCTGGCTTCCGAAGCCAGAGAAGTTGCCAAGCTCTGCTTCCGTAACCGGACCAGCTCGGAGACGGAGGCACAGCTGAGTGCCTTTGCCGGGCGCAGCGGAATTACACTGGGTGCAGGCGGGGATTCCAAAGAAAAAACGTCATAA
- a CDS encoding sigma-70 family RNA polymerase sigma factor, whose translation MENVWEGERMRVLNEQEQLFISRVLEQKKILYSIAYSYLRSEAEALEVVQETTYRAWVKRGSLKDTDRFAHWLTRILINCCKDELKRRKRLASPGPVPVSGGLQEMTSDRKLDMEQALNGVKPKYRQVLVLKYYRDMTLSEIAEVLGKPEGTVKTWLNKGLKQLRDKMRLRGGLQDGHE comes from the coding sequence ATGGAGAATGTTTGGGAAGGCGAGCGGATGCGCGTCTTAAATGAGCAGGAACAGCTGTTCATCAGCCGGGTGCTAGAGCAGAAGAAAATACTCTACAGCATAGCCTATAGCTACTTACGGAGTGAGGCGGAGGCGCTTGAAGTAGTGCAGGAAACTACATACAGAGCCTGGGTCAAGCGTGGGAGTCTGAAGGATACGGACCGGTTTGCGCACTGGCTGACAAGAATTCTGATCAATTGCTGCAAGGATGAATTGAAGCGCAGGAAACGTCTGGCGTCTCCTGGTCCGGTTCCGGTTAGCGGCGGACTACAGGAGATGACCAGTGACCGCAAGCTGGATATGGAGCAGGCGCTGAATGGGGTCAAGCCGAAATACCGCCAGGTGCTCGTACTGAAGTATTACCGGGATATGACGCTGAGTGAAATTGCTGAGGTGCTGGGGAAGCCTGAAGGGACGGTCAAGACTTGGCTGAACAAGGGATTGAAACAGCTGCGCGACAAAATGAGACTTAGAGGAGGACTGCAGGATGGCCACGAGTGA
- a CDS encoding type 1 glutamine amidotransferase domain-containing protein translates to MRLAGKKVIALVDDEFEDLELWYPVYRVREEGAEVHLAGLEKNKTYVGKYGVPATAEYSWDELNAADYDGILVPGGWAPDKIRRYSAVLKLVQDFNDAKKPIGQICHAGWVLISAKILEGVTVTSTPGIRDDMENAGAIWKDEPVVTDGHIISARRPPDLPPYGKAFCDALAGE, encoded by the coding sequence ATGAGACTGGCTGGCAAAAAGGTTATAGCGCTTGTAGATGATGAGTTCGAAGATTTGGAGCTCTGGTACCCTGTGTACCGCGTGCGGGAAGAAGGCGCCGAGGTTCATTTGGCCGGACTGGAAAAAAACAAGACCTATGTGGGCAAATACGGTGTACCCGCCACCGCTGAATATTCATGGGATGAACTTAACGCAGCCGATTATGACGGCATCCTGGTACCCGGAGGCTGGGCTCCCGACAAAATCCGCCGCTACAGCGCAGTACTGAAGCTGGTGCAGGATTTCAATGATGCCAAGAAGCCTATCGGGCAGATCTGCCATGCCGGCTGGGTATTGATCTCTGCCAAAATACTGGAGGGTGTGACGGTCACCTCCACTCCAGGCATCCGTGATGATATGGAGAATGCCGGAGCCATCTGGAAGGACGAGCCTGTGGTGACCGACGGACATATCATTTCAGCCCGCCGTCCCCCGGATCTGCCGCCTTACGGCAAGGCTTTCTGCGATGCGCTGGCGGGGGAATAA